CACCATCAGCTAATACCATTAGTTTTTGAGATGGATATGAAGGTCTGCATTTAATATTTGCTTCTTGAAGTTGGATACGAAACTGGACAGTTAATTGTCCTAGTAATTCAATCATATCAATAGGTACAGAGCGTAAACTCAATTCTTTATTTTGTACGCGTGTATATTCAAATAAATCATTCATCAATGTATTTAAACGGTGGACTTTGTCATAAATGACTTGTATGTAATGGCGTAGTTCTACTTCATCTCGATAGTTATCATGATGAATCAAATTTACATATCCAACTATAGATGTGAGAGGAGTTCGTAAATCATGTGATACATTTGTAATGAGTTCACTTTTCGCTTGTTCTGTTTGTCGTTCTTCTTCAATCGATACTTTGAGTTGTTCAACAATTTGGTTGACGCCAATCGCTAATTCTTCTAAATGATCCTGTTGAACAATGGAAACTTTATGATTAAAATTCCCGTTCGCAATATAGCGAATTTCTTCAATCATTCTCTTTATGCAAACTCTATAATATAACTTTTTTTCGTGGCGATAAAATATATAAATATAGAATGAAAAGATTGAAAACCAATATAAATAGGATAGCATCATAAACCAAATGGATTCTTTCAATCCTCTATATTTTTCATAACCAACAATTCGAACAATCTCTTTTCCTAATTCTGTTAGCGTGAGGGAACTATCAATTACACTTGTCACGAGACGATATATAATAATTTCAGTAATGGGTGTCAATAGAATGGCTAACACAAGCCAAAGAACAATTTTCCATTTCGGAATGACTCTTAAAATATCGAAGGTTTCATTTTTCAATTTTATAACCTACTCCCCAAACAGTATGAATAATTTTCTCGGTATTTATCCCCGTTTCCAATTTGTCCCGTAAGTTACTAATATGGACCATCACAGTCTTGTTAGAACCATACCCATCTTCATTCCAAACACGCTCAAATATTTCTTCTGAACTAAATACCCTCCCTGTATTGCTAGCGAGTAAATAAAGAATATCAAATTCGATGGAAGTGAGTTTAATATTTTCTCCGTTTACTTTCACAGTATGATTATGTTTATGTATTTCTATAGAACGAATGCGAATCATACCGTCTTCATTTACTTGAGAAATCGTTTGTTGAAAGGACGATCTACGTAGTAGCGCTTTGACTCTAGCCATTAATTCTAATGGATTAAACGGTTTAATCATGTAATCATCTGCACCTGTCATGAGTCCTAATATTTTATCCATATCTTCTGCTTTGGCACTTAGCATAAGAATCGGAACTGTGTTATTATGCTCTCTAACTTGTTGGCAAACTTCTAATCCATTGCGTTTTGGCATCATAATATCTAAAATCATAAGATCAATTTCATACATGGATAGCATTTGTAAAGCTTCATCACCATCATACGCTTTATAAATATCATAGCCTTCATTGCGTAAATAAACTGCAAGTAATTCTACAATTTCTTTATCATCATCAATAATTAATATATTTTTATTCATTATATATAATTCCTTTCTCTACAATGATTCAACATTACTATAATAGCAAACATTTAGAGGTTTTGTAGTAACGTTTCCTCATATAATTTCATGTAACGTATTAAAAAGGATTTAACCTATACATAACGAATACAATAATAAAATGAGAATATTTATATTTTCGTTGTAGGAAAAGATAATCATGAGGTGATATTTTTTATGCAGTATAATGATATCTATACATTTCAAGTAGCGGGAAACATAGAAGAGGATATGAAAGATTTTTTATTAAAATATGAAAAAGAGTTTACATATAAGCATTCTATGCGTGTTGCAAATGAAGCACGTAAACTGGCAAGAAAGTTTCATGTGAACGAAGAAGAGGCAGCTATTGCAGGATATTTACATGATATTAGCGCCGTCTTTCCAAATGAACAACGTATTGCAGCTGCTGAATCATTTGGAATAGATATACTGCAAGAAGAGCGAGAGTTTCCAATGATTATTCACCAAAAGTTATCAAAAGAAATCGCAAAAGAAATATTCAAAGTGACAAATGAACAAATATTAGATGCAATTGGTTGCCATACGACTTTGCGAAAACATGCAACAACGATGGATCTTGTCTTATTTGTAGCGGATAAAATAGAATGGGATCAAAAGGGAGTTCCTCCATATATAGACCGCGTGAAGAAAAGTTTAGAAATCTCATTGGAGCAAGCTGCTTTTGCATACATCTCCTATTTATGGGAAAGGAAAGATACGCTTAAAGTATTACATCCTTGGTTAGAAGAAGCGTACTGGGATTTAATTGAGGTATTGGATTAGAAGAGACTTGCATATAAATATAAAAGGATATATGAATAGC
The window above is part of the Bacillus cytotoxicus NVH 391-98 genome. Proteins encoded here:
- a CDS encoding response regulator transcription factor, with the translated sequence MNKNILIIDDDKEIVELLAVYLRNEGYDIYKAYDGDEALQMLSMYEIDLMILDIMMPKRNGLEVCQQVREHNNTVPILMLSAKAEDMDKILGLMTGADDYMIKPFNPLELMARVKALLRRSSFQQTISQVNEDGMIRIRSIEIHKHNHTVKVNGENIKLTSIEFDILYLLASNTGRVFSSEEIFERVWNEDGYGSNKTVMVHISNLRDKLETGINTEKIIHTVWGVGYKIEK
- a CDS encoding sensor histidine kinase, giving the protein MKNETFDILRVIPKWKIVLWLVLAILLTPITEIIIYRLVTSVIDSSLTLTELGKEIVRIVGYEKYRGLKESIWFMMLSYLYWFSIFSFYIYIFYRHEKKLYYRVCIKRMIEEIRYIANGNFNHKVSIVQQDHLEELAIGVNQIVEQLKVSIEEERQTEQAKSELITNVSHDLRTPLTSIVGYVNLIHHDNYRDEVELRHYIQVIYDKVHRLNTLMNDLFEYTRVQNKELSLRSVPIDMIELLGQLTVQFRIQLQEANIKCRPSYPSQKLMVLADGDKLVRVFENLIINAITYGSDGKYIDITAYEEGNLVAIDVTNYGQPIPSTDLPHIFERFYRVEKSRSAYTGGSGLGLAIAKSIVELHNGTIEVYSDEEKTTFTVKLLRYK
- the yqeK gene encoding bis(5'-nucleosyl)-tetraphosphatase (symmetrical) YqeK encodes the protein MQYNDIYTFQVAGNIEEDMKDFLLKYEKEFTYKHSMRVANEARKLARKFHVNEEEAAIAGYLHDISAVFPNEQRIAAAESFGIDILQEEREFPMIIHQKLSKEIAKEIFKVTNEQILDAIGCHTTLRKHATTMDLVLFVADKIEWDQKGVPPYIDRVKKSLEISLEQAAFAYISYLWERKDTLKVLHPWLEEAYWDLIEVLD